One Candidatus Devosia phytovorans genomic window carries:
- a CDS encoding TonB-dependent siderophore receptor, protein MTLLEQLVIDGIEAEGPGEGIIANQSRTATKTATPVALTPQSISVVTRQQMDRQNVETVNQALRYTPGVAAELWGGVTGIDQLSIRGFNNASTGLSDTFLDGLRLRGGVFFATQQVDPFLLERVEVLKGPSSVLYGNANPGGIVALSSKLPTGEALRLVELAGGTGNHGRVSVDLGGSAADQTLLYRLAATLHTTAGQGQGTTADRFAIAPSVTWQPSAETSLTLMARVQHDPRSGTFSSLPAFGTLFPNPNGWLPIDAYVGEPGYNRTARDQVTFGYQFDHAFNQDWSVSSRARYGRVDMDIARVVLSGLQADMRTVDRAAEVSSDRFDTFDMDHSISGHLNTGPIEHDVLVGAGYEYFSGRGDYGQGYAPPLDIFAPTYGAPIVDLPMIFMDNSVISKQFGLYVQDQMTLGNWHATLVVRHDWSSIETVDHLMGGGFTQNDEATTFRGGLLYRFDNGIAPYFNYAQSFQPLNQLSASGLPFEPTRGELYEVGIKYQPDGWNGLLSASLFHLTQANTLTTDPANPAFSIQAGEIASMGFELEARASLTDQFEVIAGYTYQDVSYSRDNSGWVGKTPLRTPEHIASAWLTWTAPDGPLAGIEAGVGVRYSGGTLGGTMDDQFETGSYALVDASLNYDFGDTNPNLEGLNLQLNAHNLFDNRHVAACYDATTGCFYGSGRSLTAKVSNKF, encoded by the coding sequence GTGACGCTGCTGGAACAACTGGTCATCGACGGGATCGAAGCAGAAGGACCGGGCGAAGGGATCATCGCCAACCAAAGTCGCACCGCAACAAAGACAGCAACACCGGTCGCCCTCACACCTCAGTCGATATCGGTGGTTACGCGTCAGCAGATGGACCGGCAAAATGTCGAGACGGTCAATCAGGCGCTGCGCTACACGCCCGGCGTCGCGGCTGAGCTTTGGGGAGGCGTCACGGGCATCGACCAGTTGTCGATCCGTGGCTTCAACAATGCGTCGACCGGCCTTAGCGACACCTTCCTGGATGGGCTGCGTCTGCGTGGCGGGGTATTCTTCGCGACACAGCAGGTTGACCCGTTCCTGCTCGAGCGCGTCGAAGTGCTGAAAGGACCTTCCTCGGTGCTTTACGGCAATGCAAACCCCGGCGGCATCGTGGCGCTGTCGAGCAAGCTGCCAACGGGCGAAGCGCTTCGACTGGTCGAACTTGCTGGAGGAACGGGCAATCACGGCCGTGTCTCGGTCGACTTGGGCGGTTCGGCCGCCGATCAGACTCTCCTCTACCGGCTGGCGGCCACGCTTCATACCACAGCCGGGCAGGGACAGGGAACGACCGCAGACCGCTTCGCCATCGCGCCATCCGTCACCTGGCAACCCAGTGCCGAGACGTCGTTGACCCTCATGGCCCGCGTACAGCATGATCCAAGAAGTGGGACGTTCTCATCGCTTCCGGCTTTCGGGACGCTCTTTCCAAATCCCAATGGGTGGCTTCCCATCGATGCCTATGTCGGGGAGCCGGGCTACAATAGAACGGCACGCGACCAGGTTACGTTTGGCTATCAGTTTGATCATGCGTTCAACCAGGATTGGTCGGTGAGTTCCCGCGCCCGATATGGCCGTGTCGACATGGATATCGCCCGTGTAGTGCTTTCAGGCCTGCAGGCTGACATGCGCACGGTCGATCGTGCCGCCGAAGTTTCGAGCGATCGCTTCGATACCTTCGACATGGATCACAGCATTTCGGGTCATTTGAACACAGGCCCGATAGAGCATGATGTGCTTGTCGGAGCAGGCTATGAGTATTTCAGCGGGCGCGGAGACTATGGTCAGGGCTACGCACCTCCACTGGACATTTTCGCGCCTACATATGGCGCGCCGATCGTCGATTTACCCATGATTTTCATGGACAATTCAGTGATTTCAAAGCAGTTTGGCCTTTACGTCCAGGATCAGATGACGCTTGGCAACTGGCACGCTACGCTGGTCGTTCGACATGATTGGTCCAGCATCGAAACCGTCGACCATCTCATGGGTGGCGGCTTCACCCAGAACGACGAAGCGACAACCTTCCGCGGCGGACTTCTGTACCGCTTCGACAACGGCATCGCGCCCTATTTCAACTATGCCCAATCGTTTCAACCGCTCAACCAGCTTTCGGCGAGCGGCCTGCCCTTCGAACCGACCCGTGGCGAGCTATACGAGGTTGGCATCAAGTATCAGCCCGATGGCTGGAATGGTCTGCTCTCGGCATCGCTGTTTCACCTTACCCAGGCCAATACGCTGACCACGGACCCTGCCAATCCGGCATTCAGCATCCAGGCTGGAGAGATTGCCTCGATGGGGTTCGAACTGGAAGCCCGCGCCAGCCTCACCGATCAGTTTGAGGTTATTGCCGGCTATACCTATCAGGATGTCAGCTACAGTCGCGACAATTCCGGATGGGTTGGCAAGACGCCACTTCGTACGCCCGAGCATATCGCATCGGCCTGGCTGACCTGGACGGCACCCGATGGCCCCTTGGCTGGCATAGAAGCGGGAGTTGGCGTGCGTTACAGCGGCGGTACGCTCGGCGGCACGATGGACGATCAGTTTGAGACAGGCAGTTACGCGCTGGTTGATGCATCCTTGAATTATGATTTTGGCGACACCAATCCCAACCTTGAGGGGCTCAATCTACAGCTCAACGCGCATAATCTTTTCGACAATCGACACGTTGCCGCCTGCTATGATGCCACAACCGGGTGTTTCTACGGCTCGGGGCGAAGCCTGACCGCCAAAGTTTCTAACAAATTCTGA
- a CDS encoding AraC family transcriptional regulator gives MRQDVTNPGTLLFAMPMEQALHGLPTTGGDTAVAVINRVSVSLPELGRQPAQLSAAERNRVYLARNKLLVDMRAPPPMLVLARYVGTNVRRLTEQFRAVFGLSPFAYLKRYRLERALDLLLLGNKPIAEIEAEVGYRPAHLSTAFRSHFGCAPRTCRPNRRVGTELSKVLLPAQSHAGPPLKSE, from the coding sequence ATGCGACAAGATGTTACAAACCCTGGGACGTTGCTGTTTGCGATGCCGATGGAGCAGGCGTTGCACGGCTTGCCGACAACCGGCGGCGATACTGCTGTAGCAGTGATCAACCGAGTAAGCGTATCGTTGCCCGAACTGGGCCGTCAGCCGGCACAACTCTCGGCCGCAGAGCGCAATCGGGTTTACCTCGCACGCAACAAGTTACTGGTTGATATGCGAGCCCCGCCCCCGATGTTGGTTTTGGCACGGTATGTCGGCACCAATGTTAGAAGGCTGACCGAGCAGTTCAGGGCTGTATTTGGCCTCTCACCATTCGCCTATCTAAAGCGCTACAGATTGGAACGAGCGCTGGACTTATTGCTCCTTGGGAACAAGCCAATTGCCGAAATTGAAGCAGAGGTCGGTTATCGGCCTGCCCATCTTTCGACAGCGTTTCGCTCTCACTTCGGCTGCGCCCCACGAACATGCCGACCCAACCGGCGGGTCGGCACGGAGCTGTCCAAGGTCCTGCTACCCGCTCAATCTCATGCAGGACCTCCACTAAAATCAGAATAG
- a CDS encoding AraC family transcriptional regulator, with amino-acid sequence MSVIADLMRPGISRREIPVDHALTYILKAMTINPFHGSIAAMYRESQALSAIVALSTLSPVDRPRVGGSRSHRDLAHATREILDRNLSSPPTINALARMLGTNDTTLRRAFRQTFDMTILRYAIHRRLEVARILLNQSDLQISEIAYRMGYNDPANFTTAYRQHFGHPPSTDRQKS; translated from the coding sequence ATGTCGGTCATAGCCGACCTCATGCGGCCCGGTATCAGCCGTCGGGAAATACCGGTTGATCACGCTTTGACATACATCCTGAAAGCCATGACGATTAACCCGTTTCATGGGTCGATAGCGGCGATGTACCGAGAAAGTCAGGCTCTCTCGGCGATCGTAGCGCTTTCAACCTTGTCACCTGTTGACAGGCCACGTGTTGGTGGTAGCCGCTCGCATCGCGATCTCGCGCATGCCACGCGGGAAATTCTTGATCGCAATCTCTCCAGCCCACCCACTATCAATGCGCTGGCGCGCATGCTGGGAACCAATGACACAACGCTGCGCCGAGCTTTTCGTCAGACGTTTGATATGACCATCCTGCGTTATGCGATTCATCGCCGCCTGGAGGTCGCGCGTATCCTGCTGAACCAATCTGATCTGCAGATATCGGAAATAGCCTACAGGATGGGATATAACGATCCCGCCAATTTTACGACTGCCTACCGTCAGCATTTCGGCCATCCACCGAGTACCGATCGACAGAAATCCTGA